One stretch of Brassica napus cultivar Da-Ae unplaced genomic scaffold, Da-Ae ScsIHWf_249;HRSCAF=419, whole genome shotgun sequence DNA includes these proteins:
- the LOC125601268 gene encoding cell division cycle 20.2, cofactor of APC complex-like, whose protein sequence is MNTCRIVLQRRFLPVSNSKKEKFDRFIPNRAAMDFDYAHLALMEEREEEEEVSSSRKAYRKQLAETMGLNRTRILAFTNKPPSSTSLHHQHQHQHEPPRRIPQRPERTLDAPGLVDDFYLNVLDWSSANVLAVALANSVCLWDASTGSVTTLVTYGEDQGPVTSLNWAHDGINLGVGLNNGQVHIWDCVTKTLLRTLQGFHHTRVGSLAWNTHILTTGGMDGRIFNNDVRFMSYPVSTYKGHTQEVCGLKWSASGQQLASGGNDRLVHIWDRSTSTQWLHRLRGHTSAVKALAWCPFQSDLLASGGGAEDRKIKFWNTRTGACLNSLDTASQVSSLLWSNNQRELLCSHGSQLTLWKYPSMVKMAELSGHTSRVLSMTQSPDGCTVVSAAGDENLCFWNVFGLPHTTAKKTVPKAAHEPFSHVARIR, encoded by the exons atgaACACTTGTCGAATAGTTCTCCAACGCAGGTTCCTTCCCGTGAGCAACTCCAAGAAGGAAAAA TTTGACAGATTCATACCGAACAGAGCAGCCATGGATTTCGACTATGCTCACTTGGCTCTTatggaagaaagagaagaagaagaagaggtcaGTTCATCCAGAAAAGCTTATAGAAAGCAATTGGCTGAGACTATGGGTCTTAACCGAACTCGAATCCTCGCATTCACCAACAAACCACCTTCTTCTACTTCTCTTCACCATCAGCATCAGCATCAGCATGAGCCTCCTCGACGCATTCCTCAGCGTCCCGAGAGAACTTTGGATGCTCCTGGCCTTGTGGATGACTTCTATCTCAACGTTCTCGACTGGAGCAGTGCTAATGTCCTAGCCGTTGCCTTGGCCAACTCTGTTTGTCTCTGGGATGCTTCCACTGGCTCCGTGACTACGCTTGTCACGTATGGTGAAGACCAAGGACCTGTCACAAGTCTAAACTGGGCGCATGATGGTATCAACCTTGGAGTTGGGCTCAACAATGGTCAAGTTCACATTTGGGACTGTGTAACCAAGACTCTACTGAGAACATTGCAAGGCTTCCACCACACACGAGTTGGGTCCTTGGCCTGGAACACTCATATATTGACAACCGGAGGAATGGACGGACGTATCTTCAACAACGATGTGCGGTTCATGTCATACCCTGTGTCTACTTACAAGGGTCACACTCAAGAGGTCTGTGGGCTCAAGTGGTCAGCATCTGGTCAGCAACTAGCTAGCGGCGGAAACGACCGTCTAGTACATATATGGGATCGTTCTACTAGTACGCAGTGGCTGCACAGGCTCAGGGGGCATACATCTGCAGTTAAGGCTCTCGCTTGGTGTCCTTTCCAAAGCGATTTGCTTGCATctggcggtggtgcagaagataGGAAGATCAAGTTCTGGAACACTCGCACAGGGGCTTGCTTGAATTCGCTTGACACTGCTTCCCAAGTCTCTTCTCTCTTGTGGAGCAACAATCAAAGAGAGCTGCTTTGCTCACATGGGTCTCAGCTCACACTGTGGAAGTACCCGTCGATGGTGAAAATGGCTGAGCTCTCTGGTCATACGTCAAGAGTTCTATCTATGACCCAGAGTCCAGATGGTTGTACTGTAGTTTCAGCTGCAGGAGACGAGAATCTGTGCTTTTGGAATGTTTTTGGACTACCTCACACCACCGCCAAAAAAACTGTTCCAA